In Streptomyces sannanensis, the DNA window TCAGCAACAAGTCGGATGACATCCGGAAGCTCCTCACCGACACCCTGACCAAGGTTGGCGTCGAGTGGACAGTCCTTGCCCGCGGCAGCGACCCGTTCAACGTCTCCATCGCCCGCAGGGCGTCCGTCGCACTCATGGACGCCCACATCGGACCGAAGTACTGACCCCTCAGTGCGGCGTGCCCAGGTACGGGAACTCGGGGAGCAGGTCCTTGTGGGAACCGATGCGGTCCGTGCGGACCTTGCCGTTCGTGAGCATCGACAGGCGTGCCGAGGTGACGTCGTCCGTGAGGGTGCGGCCGTTCGGGTAGGCCGCCGGCCTGCTGCGGTCGAACCTGAGGATGTCCGGCAGCACCGTGCGGAGCACCTTCTCCGCCTCGGCCGGTTCGTATGCGCCGAAGTGCTGGAGCGCGGCGGTCCAGGTGTCCTTGTATGTGTCCCAGTCGTCGGCCGGTTCGCCCGCGTTGTACGCGTCCTTGGCTTCGTCCGCGTTGAAGTAGGCCGTGAGGCTGGGGTGGGCGCCGCGGTCGACGCTTTTGAGGGTGCCGTTGTGGTGGATGCTGACGCGGGCCCAGATGCCGATGACGGGGTTGTCGCCGAGTGCCGCGTTGGGCATTTCGAGGACGATGCCGAAGACGTTCTTGTCGGCGCCCCAGTCGGTGCCGGTCCACTGGAACTTGTTGATGATGCCGTCGAGGTCGGCGAAGAAGGGGTCGCTGCGGAGACCGACGGAGAGCATGTAGTCACCGGATTCGATGACGGTGGGGTGCTTGCCGAAGCTGACGGGGGCGTCGACGACGATGATCTGGCCGGCGGCTTCGTGGGCGCGGGCCTGTTCGCCGGTGGCGCGGTGGACGGTGCAGGTCTGGGTGCCTTCCGCGGGGGGCGTGAAGGTGAAGCTGTAGGCCACATCCGCCTGGTGGTCGCCGTCGGTGTCGATGTTGATGCGGTAGACGGCGTCGGGGTGGAACGTCTCACCGCCGGTGGGGGCGTCGGGGTTGACGTTCATGATGAGGACGGTGCGGTCGCCGGGGACGGTGAAGGCGAACAGGTCCGTGAGGTCGAGCCGGGCGTCGTTCATCGGAGACCGCAGGCCGGGTCCGCTGAGGTGGTGTGACATGGCCCCAGCTTCGAGGGGGCGCCGTGGTGCGGCGCGGCTGGTGGGGCCATGCGGGTGAGCCGGGAGCGGGGGTTATTTGGGGGTGTCGTCCTCGCCGATGTGGTGGACGCGTACGAGGTTGGTGGAGCCGGGGACGCCGGGCGGAGAGCCGGCGGTGATGACGACGATGTCGCCCTTCCGGCAGCGGCCGAGCTTGAGGAGGTGTTCGTCGACCTGGGCGACCATTTCGTCGGTGGAGTCGACGGTGGGTCCGAGGAGGGTTTCCACGCCCCAGGTGAGGTTGAGCTGGGAGCGGGTGGCGGGTTCGGGGGTGAAGGCGAGCAGCGGGATGGGTGAGCGGTAGCGGGAGAGGCGTTTGGCGGTGTCGCCGCTCTGGGTGAAGGCGACGAGGTATGTGGCGCCGAGGAAGTCGCCGATTTCGGCGGCGGCTCGGGCGACGGCTCCGCCCTGGGTGCGGGGTTTGTTGCGTTCGGTCAGGGGTGGGAGGCCCTTGGCCAGTATGTCCTGTTCGGCTGCGGTGACGATGCGGCTCATCGTCTTGACGGTTTCGACGGGGTGTTTTCCGACGCTGGTCTCGCCGGAGAGCATGACGGCGTCGGTGCCGTCGATGACGGCGTTGGCGACGTCGGAGGCTTCGGCTCGGGTGGGGCGGGAGTTGTCGATCATCGAGTCGAGCATCTGGGTGGCGACGATGACGGGTTTGGCGTTGCGCTTGGCGAGTTTGATGGCGCGTTTCTGGACGATGGGCACCTGTTCGAGGGGCATTTCCACGCCGAGGTCGCCGCGGGCGACCATGATGCCGTCGAAGGCGGCGACGATCTCGTCGATGTTGTCGACGGCCTGGGGTTTTTCGATTTTGGCGATGACGGGGAGGCGGCGGCCTTCTTCTTCCATGATGCGGCGGGCGTCGAGGGCGTCGCGTCCGCTGCGTACGAAGGAGAGGGCGATGATGTCGAATCCGGTGTGCAGGGCCCAGCGGAGGTCTTCGACGTCCTTTTCGGAGAGTGCGGGGACGGAGACGGCGACGCCGGGGAGGTTGAGGCCTTTGTGGTCGGAGACCATGCCGCCTTCGAGGACGGTGGTGTGGACGCGGGGTCCGTCGACGGTGGTGACTTCGAGGGCGACGCGGCCGTCGTCGACGAGGATGCGTTCGCCGGGGCTGACGTCGGCGGCGAGGCCGGGGTAGGTGGTGCCGCAGATGTGGCGGTCGCCTTGGATGCCTTCTTCGACGCTGATGGTGAAGGTGTCGCCGCGTTCAAGGAGTACGGGGCCTTCGTGGAAGCGGCCGAGTCGGATCTTCGGGCCTTGAAGGTCGGCGAGGATGCCGACGCTGCGGCCGGTTTCGTCGGATGCCCTGCGTACGTGCTGGTAGCGCTGTTCGTGGTCGGTGTGGGTGCCGTGGCTGAGGTTGAAGCGGGCCACGTTCATTCCGGCTTCGATCAGTGCCTTGATCTGCTCGTATGTGTCGGTGGCGGGGCCCAGTGTGCAGACGATCTTTGCTCGGCGCATGTTTCGAGCGTATGGCTTACCCGCCGGTAGAGAATTGGCTGCGCGTGACTACTCAACAACCTTTGAGTGAAAGCCAATTGACAAGTGTTGAATTGTGCGGGGGGTCGCTCCTATGAGCACATCTACAGCTGCGGGGGTGTCATGGTGAAGCGGGCGTTGACCTGGGCGTGGACGGTCTGGCGCTGGGGTTCGAGGTCGAGGGCGGGGGCGCCTTCGGCGGAACCGGGGGCGGCGTAGGCGGCCATGCGCATGCCGGGGGCGGCCGGGTAGGGGGTGGCCTGCTCCGCGCCCAGGTCGGCCAGCTCGACCAGGGCGGAGAGGCGGGCGCCGAGGGCTTCGGCGTATTCGCGGGCGCGCTGGACGGCTTCTTTCACTGCCTGGCGGCGGGCGTCGCCGTGTGCGGGTGAGTCGGGGCGCAGGGACCACCAGGGGCCGTCGACGCGGGTGAGTTCGAGGTCGGCCAGGCGGGTGGTGAGTTCGCCCAGGGCGGTGAAGTCGGAGAGTTCGGCGGTGATGTGGACGCGGCCGTGGTAGGCGCGGACGCGTTCGGCGCGGCCGTGCCGGGTGAGTTCGGGGCTGATGGAGAAGGCGCCGGTCTCGAGTTTTTCGACGGCGTCGCCGTAGGACTTGATGAGGTCGAGGGCGGTGGTGTTGCGCCGGGTGAGGTCGTCGAGTGCGGTGCGCCGGTCGGTGCCGCGGGCGCTGACGGTGATGCCGATGCGGGCGATCTCGGGGTCGACCTCGATATGTGCTTCGCCGCGGACGGCGACGCGCGGGGTGTCGGGGGTGCCGTAGGGGGGTGCCGGTGCGGGCGTGGGTTCTTCGGTCACGTATCCACTTTGTCAGATCGAATCCACCGGACGGGGGTGTTGCGCGTCGTGAGGCCTGGGTCAGAATCTACGCGCGTTGTTCCGCTCGACGAGGAGATGAAATGCCGCTGAACCGAAGGACGTTCCTGGGCACGTCGGCCGCTGCCGGCGCCGGGGTGGCGATCGCGGGGTCCGCCACCGCACCGGCCGAGGCGCACAGCCCCGGGAATTCGCGGAAGCGGTACTCCTTCACCGTCATGGGCACCACCGATCTGCACGGCAATGTCTTCAACTGGGACTACTTCACGGACCGGGAGTTCGACGACAAGGCCCACAACGACGTCGGCCTCGCCAAGATCTCCACCCTGGTGGAGCAGATCCGTGCGGAGAAGGGCCGCGGCAACACCCTTCTCATCGACGCGGGCGACACCATTCAGGGCACTCAGTTGTCGTACTACTACGCCAAGGTCGACCCGATCACCGCCGAGCAGGGCCCGGTGCATCCGATGGCGCAGGCCATGAACGCCATCGGGTACGACGCCGCGGCCCTCGGCAACCACGAGTTCAACTACGGCATCCCTCTGCTGCGGAAGTTCGAGGAGCAGTGCGACTTCCCGCTGCTCGGTGCGAACGCCCTGGACGCGAGGACGCTGAAGCCGGCGTTCCGTCCGTATGTGTTCCGGAAGCTCCGTACGCCGTACGGCCGTGACGTGCGTGTGGCGATCCTGGGGCTGACGAACCCGGGGATAGCGATCTGGGACAAGGCGAACGTCCAGGGGAGGATGACCTTCCCGGGTCTGGAGGAGCAGGCGGCCAAGTGGGTGCCGAAGCTGCGTTCGATGGGGGCGGATGTGGTGATCGTCTCGGCGCACTCCGGTTCCAGTGGGACCTCGTCGTACGGTGACCAGCTTCCGTACGTCGAGAACGCTGCCGGTCTGGTCGCCGAGCAGGTGCCGGGTATCGACGCGATCCTGGTCGGGCACGCGCACAGCGAGATCCCGGAGTACTTCGTCACGAACAAGGAGACCGGCAAGCAGGTCGTGCTGTCGGAGCCGCTGAAGTGGGGGCAGCGGCTGACGCTCTTCGACTTCGATCTTGTCTGGTCGGCGGGCCGCTGGACGGTGGAGAAGGTGGGCGCGAAGGTAGTCAATTCCAACGCCGCGGACGAGGACCCGGAGATCACGAAGCTGCTCGCCGATGAGCACGCCAAGGTCGTGGAGTACGTCAATCAGGTGATCGGCGCCTCCACCGTCGCCATGTCCACGGCCGAGGCGCCGTGGAAGGACGAGCCGATCATCGATCTGATCAGTGTCGTGCAGGCGGAGACGGTGAAGGCGGCGCTGGCGGGCGGGGCGTACGCGGCGCTTCCGGTGCTGTCGCAGGCGTCCTGTTTCTCCCGTACGGCGAGGATCCCGGCGGGGCAGATCACTCTGAAGGACGCGGCGGGTCTGTATCCGTTCGAGAACACCCTCGAGGCGCGGCTGCTGACCGGCGCGCAGCTGAAGGACTATCTGGAGTACTCGGCGAAGTACTACGTCCGGACCGCGCCCGGCGCTCCCGTCGACACCGCGAATCTGACGAATGCCGACAACACGCCCGACTACAACTACGACGCGGTGTACGGCCTGACGTACGACATCGACATCGCGCAGCCGGTCGGCTCGCGGATCGTGAATCTGGCGTTCGAGGGACGGCCGATCGACCCCGCGGCACAGTTCGTCCTCGCTGTGAACAACTACCGGGCCAGTGGCGGCGGGAACTTCCCGCATGTGCCCCGGGCCCAGCAGCTGTGGTCGGACTCGGACGAGATCCGCAACACGATCATCAACTGGGTGAAGGCCAGGGGCACGGTGGATCCGGCGCAGTTCGCGTCGGTGGGCTGGCGGCTGACCCGTGAGGGCACGCCGGTGTTCTGATCATCTCCGGTCGCCGAGCGGTACCAGGCCCGTGGGGCGGGCCTGGGCCGCCGGTTCGAGGCCGAAGGTGGTGAAGGCGGTGCGGGCCGGCAGGGGGTAGGGGTCCTTGCCGGTGAGGGTGTTGAGGATGGTGGCGCTGCGCCAGGCGGCGAGGCCGAGGTCGGGGGCGCCGACGCCGTGGGTGTGGCGTTCGCCGTTCTGGACGTAGACGGCGCCGGTCACGGACGGGTCGAGGACGAGCCGGTACTGGGTGTCGATGCGGGGCCGTTCGGAGGAGTCGCGGCGCAGGTACGGGGCGAGGCCGGCCAGCAGCCGGTCGACGGGCCGTTCCCGGTAGCCCGTGGCGAGGACGACGGCGTCGGTGGTGAGCCGGGAGCGGGTGCCCTGCTGGGCGTCCTCCAGATGAAGTTCGATCTTGGTGGTGGCGAGGCGGCCGGCGGTGTGTACGGCCACGCCGGGGCTGAGGACGGCGTCGGGCCAGCCGCCGTGCAGGGTGCGGCGGTAGAGCTCGTCGTGGATGGCGGCGATGGTGTCGGTGTCGATGCCTTTGTGGAGCTGCCACTGGCGTGGGACGAGCTGGTCGCGTACCGGTTCGGGCAGGGCGTGGAAGTAGCGGGTGTAGTCGGGGGTGAAGTGTTCCAGGCCGAGCTTGGAGTACTCCATGGGGGCGAAGGCCGCGGTGCGGGCCAGCCAGTGGAGGCGTTCGGCGCCGGCGGGACGGTGGCGCAGCAGGTCGAGGAAGATCTCCGCGCCGGACTGTCCTGATCCGACGACGGTGATGTGCTCGGCGGCGAGGAGGCGCTCGCGGTGGTCGAGGTAGTCGGCGGAGTGGATGACGGGGACGGTGGGGGCGTCGGCGAGGGACCGCAGGGGTTCGGGTACGTGGGGTTCGGTGCCGACGCCGAGGACGAGGTTGCGGGTGTGGGTGCGGCCGAGGGCTTCGGCTTCGCCCTGTGGGCCGAGCTGGGTGAAGTCGATTTCGAAGAGGCCGCGTTCGGGGTTCCAGCGGACGGCGTCGACCTGGTGGCCGAAGTGGAGGCCGGGGAGGTTTTCGCTGACCCAGCGGCAGTAGGCGTCGTATTCGGCGCGGTGGATGTGGAAGCGCTCGGCGAAGTAGAAGGGGAAGAGGCGTTCGCGTGTCTTGAGGTAGGCGAGGAAGGACCAGGGGCTGGTGGGGTCGGCGAGGGTCACCAGGTCGGCGAGGAAGGGGACTTGGAGGGTGGCTCCGTCGATGAGGAGTCCCGGGTGCCAGTGGAAGGCGTGCCGCTGTTCGTAGAAGGCGGTGGTGAGGCCTCCTTCGACGCCGTGGGCGAGGGCTGCGAGGGAGAGGTTGAACGGGCCGATGCCGATGCCGACCAGGTCGTGGGGCTGTTCGGGTTCACGGGGGGTGGTGGGGACGGTCATCGGGTCTCCTTGCGCGGATACCCCGGCTTCAGCCGGGGGAGGAAAGGCATCCTCCGCTATGCGGCGCGGAGCGCCGCAGTGTCGCTTCGGAGTGCTGTCCTTCGGGGCGGGTGGTATAGGCGTATCCGTCTGCTCGTTGGAGGAGGCGGAGGTGTCGGTGGTGGATGCCTTGGATGAGGCCGTGCGCGGTGCGGATGTTGAACTTGCCGGTGGCGCGTACGGCGATGCGTCCGGTATGGGTCCCGGTTTTCTTTCCGGTGGGGACCACGGCTCGGGCGAGCTCTCCGGTCCGGTAGCCGAAGAACCGCTTCTGCCGGGGCAGGCGCAGGCGGGGGAAGCCGTATGCGTCGGTGCGGGTGCGGGTATAGGTGCCGCGTCCCGGACCTCAGGCCGGGGATCCCGTTACCGGATGCTGCTGCCTTCCAGGAGTTCGACGATTTCCTGCAGGTCGCCGGTGGTGGCGTGGGGGTTGAGGAGGGTGGCCTTGAGCCAGAGCCGTCCGTCGGCGTGGGCGCGGCCGAGGACGGCGTGGCCGCTGGTGAGGAGGGTGCGGCGGAGGGCGGCGACGGTGTCGTCGGTGGCTCCGGTGGGGCGGAACAGGACGGTGGAGATGACGGGCCGTCCGTGGAGTTCGAGCCCGGGGTGTGCCTCGACGAGGTCCGCGAGCCGTTGGGCGGCCGCGCAGACGCTGTCGACGAGGGCGGCGAGTCCGGTGCGGCCGAGGGCGCGGAGGGTGACGGCGACTTTGAGGATGTCGGGGCGCCGGGTCGTACGCAGTGAGCGGCCGAGCAGGTCGGGGAGGCCGGCTTCGGTGTCGTCGTCGGGGTTGAGGTAGTCGGCGCGGTGGGCGAGGGGGCCGAGCAGGGTGGCGTCGGGTACGGCGAGGAGGCCTGCCGCGATCGGCTGCCAGCCGAGTTTGTGCAGGTCGAGGGTGACGGAGTGGGCGCGATCGAGACCCAGGAGCTTGCTGCGGTGGGTATCGCTGAAGAGGAGTCCTCCGCCGTAGGCGGCGTCGATGTGCAGTTCGGCGCCGTGGGTGCGGCAGAGGGCGGCGATGTCGGCCAGGGGATCGATGAGTCCGGCGTCGGTGGTGCCGGCGGTGGCGGTGACGAGCCGGGGTCCGGGCAGGTCGGTGAGGGCGTTGTCGAGGGCGGCGAGGTCGACGGTGCCGGCCGGGGCGGGCACGGTGACGGGTTCGGGAAGGCCGAGGAGCCAGGCGGCGCGGCGGATGGAGTGGTGTGCGTTCTCACCGCACAGGACCGTCAGTGCGCCGCCGTGCCGTTCGCGGGCGAGGAGCAGGGCGAGCTGGTTGGCCTCGGTGCCGCCGGTGGTGACCAGGGCGTCCGCGGAGTCCGTTCCGGGGTGGACCAGGGCCGCGAGGGCGCCGGTGACCAGGGCTTCCAGGGCCGATGCGGCCGGGGCCTGGTCCCAGGAGTCGAGGGAGGGGTTGAGCGCGGACGCGGCGAGGTCGGCGGCGGTGGCGACGGCGAGCGGCGGGCAGTGCAGATGGGCGGCGCAGAGCGGGTCGGCGGGGTCGGCGGCGCCTTCGGCGAAGAGGCGTACGACGGTGCGCAGTGCCTCTTCGTCGCCGGTTCCCTTGTCGGGGAACACGGTGCCGGTGGCGGCCCGTACGCGGGCGGCGACGGCCGGCGGTCCGCCCGCGGGAAGCGGCCCGCCGCGGGCGGTGGCTCCGTCGTGGAGTGCGTCGAGGACGGTGTCCAGCAGTGTCCTCAGCGCCGCGGGTCCGGCGGTGCCTCCGGCGAGGGGCGGGGTGTGCATGCTGGGTGTCCTTCGGGTGCTCGTCGGCGGGGACGCACCAGCCTGTTGCACAGTCCCAGCGACACGCCCGGGAGGCCAACGATCTCTACCCGAAAGTGGTAATGCCTCGCAAAGGGGAAAAGCCGGGGCCCGCCGCACTGGTGTGCGGCAGGCCGGGGCGGTCAGGCTCCGCGGACCTTCAGGGCGCGGCGGAGGTCGTCGAGCTGGTCGACGAGTTTGCGGCGCAGGGCCGGGGTGGGGTCGGCGTCGCGGAGGCAGGCTTCGCCGAGGGGCGGGGTGTGCAGGCTGGGTTTCCTTCGGGCTGGTATCTGGTGGACACATCGGCCTGTACGCACGACCCGGCGGCATGCCCGATGAGCACAACGGTGTCGGCC includes these proteins:
- a CDS encoding DUF4331 family protein, yielding MSHHLSGPGLRSPMNDARLDLTDLFAFTVPGDRTVLIMNVNPDAPTGGETFHPDAVYRINIDTDGDHQADVAYSFTFTPPAEGTQTCTVHRATGEQARAHEAAGQIIVVDAPVSFGKHPTVIESGDYMLSVGLRSDPFFADLDGIINKFQWTGTDWGADKNVFGIVLEMPNAALGDNPVIGIWARVSIHHNGTLKSVDRGAHPSLTAYFNADEAKDAYNAGEPADDWDTYKDTWTAALQHFGAYEPAEAEKVLRTVLPDILRFDRSRPAAYPNGRTLTDDVTSARLSMLTNGKVRTDRIGSHKDLLPEFPYLGTPH
- a CDS encoding pyridoxal phosphate-dependent decarboxylase family protein; amino-acid sequence: MHTPPLAGGTAGPAALRTLLDTVLDALHDGATARGGPLPAGGPPAVAARVRAATGTVFPDKGTGDEEALRTVVRLFAEGAADPADPLCAAHLHCPPLAVATAADLAASALNPSLDSWDQAPAASALEALVTGALAALVHPGTDSADALVTTGGTEANQLALLLARERHGGALTVLCGENAHHSIRRAAWLLGLPEPVTVPAPAGTVDLAALDNALTDLPGPRLVTATAGTTDAGLIDPLADIAALCRTHGAELHIDAAYGGGLLFSDTHRSKLLGLDRAHSVTLDLHKLGWQPIAAGLLAVPDATLLGPLAHRADYLNPDDDTEAGLPDLLGRSLRTTRRPDILKVAVTLRALGRTGLAALVDSVCAAAQRLADLVEAHPGLELHGRPVISTVLFRPTGATDDTVAALRRTLLTSGHAVLGRAHADGRLWLKATLLNPHATTGDLQEIVELLEGSSIR
- a CDS encoding bifunctional metallophosphatase/5'-nucleotidase, which gives rise to MPLNRRTFLGTSAAAGAGVAIAGSATAPAEAHSPGNSRKRYSFTVMGTTDLHGNVFNWDYFTDREFDDKAHNDVGLAKISTLVEQIRAEKGRGNTLLIDAGDTIQGTQLSYYYAKVDPITAEQGPVHPMAQAMNAIGYDAAALGNHEFNYGIPLLRKFEEQCDFPLLGANALDARTLKPAFRPYVFRKLRTPYGRDVRVAILGLTNPGIAIWDKANVQGRMTFPGLEEQAAKWVPKLRSMGADVVIVSAHSGSSGTSSYGDQLPYVENAAGLVAEQVPGIDAILVGHAHSEIPEYFVTNKETGKQVVLSEPLKWGQRLTLFDFDLVWSAGRWTVEKVGAKVVNSNAADEDPEITKLLADEHAKVVEYVNQVIGASTVAMSTAEAPWKDEPIIDLISVVQAETVKAALAGGAYAALPVLSQASCFSRTARIPAGQITLKDAAGLYPFENTLEARLLTGAQLKDYLEYSAKYYVRTAPGAPVDTANLTNADNTPDYNYDAVYGLTYDIDIAQPVGSRIVNLAFEGRPIDPAAQFVLAVNNYRASGGGNFPHVPRAQQLWSDSDEIRNTIINWVKARGTVDPAQFASVGWRLTREGTPVF
- the pyk gene encoding pyruvate kinase; this translates as MRRAKIVCTLGPATDTYEQIKALIEAGMNVARFNLSHGTHTDHEQRYQHVRRASDETGRSVGILADLQGPKIRLGRFHEGPVLLERGDTFTISVEEGIQGDRHICGTTYPGLAADVSPGERILVDDGRVALEVTTVDGPRVHTTVLEGGMVSDHKGLNLPGVAVSVPALSEKDVEDLRWALHTGFDIIALSFVRSGRDALDARRIMEEEGRRLPVIAKIEKPQAVDNIDEIVAAFDGIMVARGDLGVEMPLEQVPIVQKRAIKLAKRNAKPVIVATQMLDSMIDNSRPTRAEASDVANAVIDGTDAVMLSGETSVGKHPVETVKTMSRIVTAAEQDILAKGLPPLTERNKPRTQGGAVARAAAEIGDFLGATYLVAFTQSGDTAKRLSRYRSPIPLLAFTPEPATRSQLNLTWGVETLLGPTVDSTDEMVAQVDEHLLKLGRCRKGDIVVITAGSPPGVPGSTNLVRVHHIGEDDTPK
- a CDS encoding lysine N(6)-hydroxylase/L-ornithine N(5)-oxygenase family protein, translating into MTVPTTPREPEQPHDLVGIGIGPFNLSLAALAHGVEGGLTTAFYEQRHAFHWHPGLLIDGATLQVPFLADLVTLADPTSPWSFLAYLKTRERLFPFYFAERFHIHRAEYDAYCRWVSENLPGLHFGHQVDAVRWNPERGLFEIDFTQLGPQGEAEALGRTHTRNLVLGVGTEPHVPEPLRSLADAPTVPVIHSADYLDHRERLLAAEHITVVGSGQSGAEIFLDLLRHRPAGAERLHWLARTAAFAPMEYSKLGLEHFTPDYTRYFHALPEPVRDQLVPRQWQLHKGIDTDTIAAIHDELYRRTLHGGWPDAVLSPGVAVHTAGRLATTKIELHLEDAQQGTRSRLTTDAVVLATGYRERPVDRLLAGLAPYLRRDSSERPRIDTQYRLVLDPSVTGAVYVQNGERHTHGVGAPDLGLAAWRSATILNTLTGKDPYPLPARTAFTTFGLEPAAQARPTGLVPLGDRR
- a CDS encoding SIMPL domain-containing protein, producing MTEEPTPAPAPPYGTPDTPRVAVRGEAHIEVDPEIARIGITVSARGTDRRTALDDLTRRNTTALDLIKSYGDAVEKLETGAFSISPELTRHGRAERVRAYHGRVHITAELSDFTALGELTTRLADLELTRVDGPWWSLRPDSPAHGDARRQAVKEAVQRAREYAEALGARLSALVELADLGAEQATPYPAAPGMRMAAYAAPGSAEGAPALDLEPQRQTVHAQVNARFTMTPPQL